From the genome of Deltaproteobacteria bacterium, one region includes:
- a CDS encoding glycosyl hydrolase family protein yields MARTFPSGFLWGAATSAHQVEGNCTNNQWWAWEQEAGHIRDGAVSGLACDHYRQFDDDFRLAAELGHTAQRFSIEWSRVQPEEGRFDERELDHYRAVCDSVRRHGMAPTVTLHHFTHPLWVARAGGWENPRIVDWLARFAERAGRGLGDRVAIWWTINEPMVAPVLSYMLGIHPPGVQDVGRALVVARHTLLSHGAMYRALRAVVPSAAPVGPVLNMMWFEPLDPLSPEDRAEAAQQDYFVNQWYLDGITTGRVRPPCGESEEVPGLAGSFDVLGLNYYMRILVRGGAPSGLESLRRAGERPEFVDEMGWEVHSPGLGGLLRRLAATGKPLFVTENGHATLDEDARTRYLGAHLAQVADAIAAGADVRGYFYWSLMDNFEWAEGWARHFGLIGLAPGTL; encoded by the coding sequence ATGGCGCGCACCTTCCCATCGGGCTTCCTCTGGGGCGCCGCGACCTCCGCGCACCAGGTGGAGGGCAACTGCACGAACAACCAGTGGTGGGCCTGGGAGCAGGAGGCCGGCCACATCCGCGACGGCGCCGTCTCGGGCCTCGCCTGCGACCACTACCGGCAGTTCGACGACGACTTCCGCCTCGCCGCCGAGCTCGGTCACACCGCGCAGCGCTTCTCGATCGAGTGGAGCCGCGTCCAACCCGAGGAGGGCCGGTTCGACGAGCGCGAGCTCGACCACTACCGGGCGGTCTGCGACTCCGTCCGCCGCCACGGCATGGCGCCGACCGTGACCCTTCATCACTTCACGCACCCGCTGTGGGTCGCACGCGCGGGCGGCTGGGAGAACCCGCGCATCGTCGACTGGCTGGCGCGCTTCGCCGAGCGGGCGGGGCGTGGCCTCGGCGACCGGGTCGCCATCTGGTGGACGATCAACGAGCCGATGGTGGCGCCGGTGCTCTCCTACATGCTCGGTATCCACCCCCCGGGCGTGCAGGACGTCGGCCGCGCCCTCGTCGTCGCGCGCCACACGTTGCTGTCTCACGGGGCGATGTACCGGGCGCTGCGCGCGGTCGTACCGAGCGCGGCGCCGGTCGGGCCCGTCCTCAACATGATGTGGTTCGAGCCGCTCGACCCTTTGAGCCCCGAGGACCGCGCCGAGGCCGCGCAGCAGGATTACTTCGTGAACCAGTGGTACCTCGACGGGATCACGACCGGCCGGGTCCGCCCGCCGTGCGGCGAGAGCGAGGAGGTGCCCGGGCTCGCCGGCAGCTTCGACGTCCTCGGGCTCAACTACTACATGCGGATCCTCGTACGCGGTGGCGCGCCGTCGGGGCTCGAGAGTCTCCGCCGAGCGGGGGAGCGGCCGGAGTTCGTCGACGAGATGGGGTGGGAGGTCCACTCGCCTGGGCTGGGAGGCTTACTCCGCCGGCTGGCGGCCACCGGCAAGCCGCTCTTCGTCACCGAGAACGGCCACGCGACGCTCGACGAGGACGCCCGCACGCGCTACCTCGGCGCGCACCTCGCCCAGGTGGCGGACGCCATCGCGGCCGGGGCCGACGTGCGCGGCTACTTCTACTGGTCGCTGATGGACAACTTCGAATGGGCGGAGGGCTGGGCCCGCCACTTCGGGCTGATCGGGCTGGCGCCCGGCACGCT
- the motA gene encoding flagellar motor stator protein MotA: MGRCAPSARVLAGSVAACDSAAPRAALIGSGCARSSPRRRPPISDRARPPPGQCIDSSRGGGTLDHMFTIIGLVIVFAAVLGGFGMGGGPFHVLIQPAELVVIGGAAVGTLFASAPGKMRGRLFATLGKAFGNSSPVKDDYLDLLKLQYEVFSFMRKNGAVALDEHVTDVEKSAIFSKYPSFLKRHHAVEFFRDALKQIVNGTASADELDVLLDAELDTHHEESAIPVALLQKTADSLPGLGIVAAVLGIVITMGHLDGGPEEIGHHVAAALIGTFLGILLCYGLLHPIATNAELQEVSSGKYLRCIKEGVVASLKGAAPIVAIEFARKAIFSDERPSSDETDAACRAVKAAAG, encoded by the coding sequence ATGGGAAGGTGCGCGCCATCGGCGCGCGTCCTAGCAGGATCGGTCGCTGCTTGCGACTCGGCCGCGCCTCGGGCAGCTCTCATCGGGAGCGGGTGCGCGCGTTCAAGTCCGCGCCGGCGGCCGCCGATATCAGATCGGGCCCGTCCGCCGCCGGGTCAATGCATTGACTCGAGCCGCGGCGGGGGAACGCTCGACCACATGTTCACGATCATCGGCCTCGTGATCGTCTTCGCCGCCGTCCTCGGAGGCTTCGGGATGGGGGGCGGGCCGTTCCACGTGCTGATCCAGCCGGCGGAGCTGGTGGTGATCGGCGGGGCGGCCGTCGGCACGCTGTTCGCCTCGGCGCCCGGGAAGATGCGAGGCCGGCTGTTCGCGACGCTCGGCAAGGCGTTCGGCAACTCGTCGCCCGTCAAGGACGACTACCTCGACCTCCTGAAGCTCCAGTACGAAGTCTTCTCCTTCATGCGGAAGAACGGCGCCGTGGCGCTCGACGAGCACGTCACCGACGTCGAGAAGAGCGCGATCTTCAGCAAGTACCCGTCGTTCCTGAAACGGCACCACGCCGTCGAGTTCTTCCGCGACGCGCTCAAGCAGATCGTCAACGGAACCGCCTCGGCCGACGAGCTCGACGTCCTGCTCGACGCCGAGCTCGACACGCACCACGAGGAGAGCGCGATCCCGGTGGCGCTGCTCCAGAAGACCGCCGACTCCCTGCCCGGCCTCGGCATCGTCGCCGCGGTGCTCGGCATCGTGATCACCATGGGCCACCTCGACGGGGGCCCGGAGGAGATCGGTCACCACGTGGCCGCGGCCCTCATCGGCACCTTCCTCGGCATCCTCCTCTGCTACGGGCTTCTCCATCCCATCGCCACCAACGCCGAGCTGCAGGAGGTGTCGAGCGGCAAGTACCTCCGCTGCATCAAGGAAGGCGTGGTCGCCTCGCTCAAGGGCGCCGCGCCGATCGTCGCCATCGAGTTCGCCCGCAAGGCGATCTTCTCCGACGAGCGGCCGTCGAGCGACGAGACCGACGCCGCCTGCCGGGCCGTCAAGGCGGCCGCAGGCTGA
- a CDS encoding chemotaxis protein MotB: protein MAAAEDAKPRVVVRWKKKGHAAHHGGAWKVAYADFVTAMMALFIVLWLLTQADMRLRQQVAQYFRSPGVLSGGSMITSDVNEAKSREPKVVSKDIIIVQGKGEQERLEGEANEIKAAVARAAQENPEIAKLKDQVIVQVTDAGLVIEVVDKGRNLLFDLSSADLKPALVGLLRNIAGVLAQMPNRIHVGGHTDSRPFPPGSRMTNWELSFHRADAARRVLEASGLRPGQIERVIAYADSQPLVAENPLADENRRLSILAARREAAPPPACEKPAEDVGPVSLPPDPLPPTG, encoded by the coding sequence ATGGCCGCCGCCGAGGACGCGAAGCCGCGCGTCGTCGTCCGCTGGAAGAAGAAGGGCCACGCCGCCCACCACGGCGGCGCGTGGAAGGTCGCCTACGCGGACTTCGTGACCGCGATGATGGCGCTGTTCATCGTGCTCTGGCTGCTCACGCAGGCCGACATGCGGCTGCGCCAGCAGGTCGCGCAGTACTTCCGGAGCCCCGGCGTGCTGAGCGGCGGCTCGATGATCACCAGTGACGTCAACGAGGCGAAGTCGCGCGAGCCCAAGGTGGTGTCGAAGGACATCATCATCGTGCAGGGCAAAGGCGAGCAGGAGCGCCTCGAGGGCGAGGCGAACGAGATCAAGGCGGCGGTCGCCCGCGCCGCCCAGGAGAACCCGGAGATCGCCAAGCTGAAGGACCAGGTGATCGTGCAGGTAACCGACGCCGGCCTGGTGATCGAGGTGGTCGACAAGGGCCGCAACCTGCTCTTCGACCTGTCGTCGGCCGACTTGAAGCCCGCGCTCGTCGGGCTGCTCCGCAACATCGCCGGCGTGCTCGCGCAGATGCCGAACCGCATCCACGTCGGCGGTCACACCGACAGCCGCCCCTTCCCGCCCGGCTCGCGGATGACGAACTGGGAGCTGTCCTTCCACCGCGCCGACGCCGCGCGCCGCGTGCTCGAGGCGAGCGGGCTCCGCCCGGGCCAGATCGAGCGCGTGATCGCGTACGCGGACTCCCAGCCGCTCGTCGCCGAGAACCCGCTCGCCGACGAGAACCGCCGGCTCTCGATCCTCGCCGCGCGGCGCGAGGCGGCGCCGCCGCCCGCGTGCGAGAAGCCGGCAGAGGACGTGGGGCCCGTGTCGCTGCCTCCCGATCCGCTGCCGCCGACCGGCTGA
- a CDS encoding Hsp33 family molecular chaperone HslO produces MADRVARTLSVDGTVRGLAAVTTGVVEEARLRHGTLPTATAALGRALTAATLLAGTLKADERLSLEFSGNGPLRGILAEANPEGDARGFVFRPRTHLPARAGKLDVGGALGAGVLCVIRVPLAEGVPYRSIVPLVTGEIGTDVASYLARSEQIPSAVGVGVYVEPDGRVAAAGGYLLQAMPGADQSAVDRLEANVAAAAAPSDLVRRGLGASEILAHLLAGLPTQVLEEHAVRFRCRCSRERAVGATLAMGRAELLDVLSHERRAELTCEFCAARYVLEEEELRTLVRESGNGRA; encoded by the coding sequence GTGGCTGACCGCGTCGCGCGCACGCTCTCCGTCGACGGGACCGTACGCGGCCTCGCCGCGGTGACGACCGGCGTGGTCGAGGAGGCCCGTCTCCGCCACGGGACGCTGCCGACGGCCACCGCGGCCCTCGGCCGCGCGCTGACCGCGGCCACCCTGCTTGCCGGCACGCTCAAGGCCGACGAGCGCCTGTCGCTCGAGTTCAGCGGCAACGGACCGCTCCGTGGCATCCTGGCCGAGGCGAACCCGGAGGGCGATGCGCGCGGGTTCGTGTTCCGGCCGCGCACGCACCTCCCTGCCCGCGCCGGCAAGCTCGACGTCGGCGGCGCCCTCGGCGCCGGCGTCCTGTGCGTGATCCGCGTACCGCTCGCGGAAGGCGTGCCCTACCGGAGCATCGTGCCGCTGGTGACCGGCGAGATCGGCACCGACGTCGCGAGCTATCTGGCGCGCTCGGAGCAGATTCCGTCGGCCGTGGGGGTTGGCGTCTACGTCGAGCCCGACGGCCGGGTTGCCGCCGCCGGCGGCTATCTCCTGCAGGCCATGCCGGGCGCCGACCAGAGCGCGGTCGATCGGCTGGAGGCGAACGTGGCCGCCGCCGCAGCGCCGAGCGACCTCGTGCGCCGCGGCCTCGGCGCCTCGGAGATCCTCGCGCACCTGCTGGCCGGCCTGCCGACGCAGGTGCTCGAGGAGCACGCGGTTCGCTTCCGCTGCCGCTGCAGCCGCGAACGCGCCGTGGGCGCCACGCTCGCCATGGGCCGCGCCGAGCTGCTCGACGTCCTCTCCCACGAGCGCCGCGCCGAGCTGACCTGCGAGTTCTGCGCCGCCCGCTACGTCCTCGAGGAGGAAGAGCTCCGGACCCTCGTACGCGAGTCAGGCAACGGCCGCGCGTAG
- a CDS encoding DUF255 domain-containing protein — translation MRRPIAPGLLAALVLLAPGARAAEDVVSATLAGAEGQAIVEVTVAPGWHVNAHDPRDDFLVPTTLTLLPPDGMRAGEVVYPEPVERRLAFGGDHALRLYTGRVRFTARLEGTPAAGAGPLRAALRYQACNDSRCLPPRTLELVARGERLSAPAGALTAGPVETRVRDWIEGSGYALTFLWVALLGLALNLTPCVYPLISVTVAFFGGTTGATGRPVVRALAYVLGICLTFSGLGVAAALTGSMFGAALQRPAVLAAIALVLIVLAASNLGLYTFRVPAPLMRRVGRVGDGVLGAFFMGLTMGIVAAPCIGPIVVALLLFVGSRQSAALGFALFFTLALGMGAPYVGLAAAAGRLRRLPRSGPWLEWVERAFAFLLLGLAVYFLAPLLRAGTVRAAYAFLGVAAGIVLGFLTPGDRRTARWSRQLAGLVLVAVSLGWLISADAGSPITWVPFSEEALARATAARRPVLIDVGADWCLPCREMERTTFRDPAVVRTANAFATLKIDATAGDERVQTILQRFNVPGVPTYLLLDASGRERRRFIGAVAAQDLLGAMRELVPAAEARGG, via the coding sequence ATGCGTCGACCGATCGCCCCGGGCCTGCTGGCCGCCCTCGTCCTGCTGGCGCCTGGCGCCCGCGCAGCCGAGGACGTGGTCAGCGCGACGCTCGCGGGCGCCGAGGGGCAGGCGATCGTGGAGGTCACGGTCGCCCCGGGGTGGCACGTGAACGCGCACGACCCGCGCGACGACTTCCTCGTGCCGACGACGCTCACGCTCCTGCCGCCCGACGGCATGCGTGCCGGCGAGGTCGTGTACCCCGAGCCGGTGGAGCGCCGGCTCGCCTTCGGGGGCGACCACGCGCTCCGCCTCTACACCGGCCGGGTGCGCTTCACGGCGCGCCTGGAGGGTACGCCCGCCGCCGGAGCGGGGCCGCTGCGGGCGGCGCTCCGCTACCAGGCATGCAATGACAGCCGCTGCCTGCCGCCGCGCACCCTCGAGCTGGTGGCGCGCGGGGAGCGGCTGAGCGCGCCTGCCGGGGCGCTCACCGCCGGCCCGGTGGAGACCCGGGTGCGCGACTGGATCGAAGGCTCGGGCTACGCGCTCACCTTCCTCTGGGTGGCGTTGCTCGGCCTGGCGCTCAACCTCACGCCCTGCGTGTACCCGCTCATCTCGGTGACGGTTGCCTTCTTCGGGGGGACCACGGGTGCGACGGGACGCCCGGTGGTGCGCGCGCTCGCCTACGTGCTCGGCATCTGCCTCACCTTCTCGGGGCTCGGCGTGGCCGCGGCGCTGACCGGCTCGATGTTCGGCGCGGCGCTCCAGCGTCCGGCCGTGCTGGCCGCCATCGCGCTCGTGCTGATCGTGCTCGCGGCGAGCAACCTCGGGCTCTACACCTTCCGCGTGCCGGCCCCGCTCATGCGGCGCGTCGGGCGCGTCGGCGACGGCGTGCTCGGCGCCTTCTTCATGGGGCTCACGATGGGCATCGTGGCGGCCCCCTGTATCGGCCCGATCGTCGTGGCGCTGCTGCTCTTCGTCGGGTCGCGGCAGTCGGCCGCGCTCGGCTTCGCGCTCTTCTTCACCCTGGCGCTCGGCATGGGCGCGCCCTACGTCGGACTCGCCGCGGCGGCAGGCCGGCTCCGCCGCCTGCCGCGCTCCGGCCCGTGGCTCGAATGGGTCGAGCGCGCGTTCGCCTTCCTCCTCCTGGGCCTCGCCGTTTACTTCCTCGCGCCGCTGCTCCGTGCCGGGACCGTGCGTGCGGCGTACGCCTTCCTCGGGGTCGCGGCGGGCATCGTGCTCGGCTTCCTGACGCCCGGGGACCGGCGGACGGCCCGGTGGTCGCGGCAGCTGGCGGGTCTCGTCCTCGTCGCCGTGTCGCTCGGCTGGTTGATCAGCGCCGATGCCGGGAGCCCGATCACGTGGGTGCCCTTCTCGGAGGAGGCGCTGGCGCGGGCGACCGCGGCCCGCCGTCCCGTGCTGATCGACGTCGGGGCCGACTGGTGCCTGCCGTGCCGGGAGATGGAGCGGACGACGTTCCGCGACCCCGCGGTGGTGCGCACCGCCAACGCCTTCGCCACCCTCAAGATCGACGCGACTGCGGGCGACGAGCGCGTGCAGACGATCCTGCAGCGCTTCAACGTGCCCGGCGTTCCGACCTACCTGCTGCTCGATGCCAGCGGGCGCGAGCGGCGGCGGTTCATCGGCGCGGTCGCGGCGCAGGACCTGCTCGGGGCCATGCGGGAGCTCGTACCCGCCGCGGAGGCCCGCGGTGGCTGA
- the ribB gene encoding 3,4-dihydroxy-2-butanone-4-phosphate synthase encodes MASRRPGSHIVDTEEALEEIRAGRMIVLMDDEDRENEGDLCVAAERVTAEHINFMATHGRGLICLSLTEERCEQLGLSMMVKDNRAPLGTAFTVSIDARQGVARGISAIDRATTIRTAIRADAGPADIVTPGHVFPLRARRGGVLVRSGQTEGAVDLARLAGFAPAGVICEVMREDGAMARLPDLEAFAGQHGLKIATIADLIGYRSRHDSLVHRAAESHITTRYGGEFRALVYTTDIDDAEHLVLVKGDIRSDEPVLVRPHLEYLPGDVFGYRERDTRNLLHRAMERIAAEGRGVVLYLRRDGRGLDLFSIPGAGTGAAPSTAFLSSRSSIFRDFGIGAQILRDIGVGKIRWLTNNPLRLVSLPGYGLEIVEWVPLTAGGESSAARPAGEARPARVLILR; translated from the coding sequence ATGGCCTCCCGCCGGCCCGGCTCGCACATCGTCGACACCGAGGAGGCGCTCGAGGAGATCCGCGCCGGGCGCATGATCGTCCTCATGGACGACGAGGACCGCGAGAACGAGGGCGACCTCTGCGTCGCGGCCGAACGCGTGACGGCCGAGCACATCAACTTCATGGCGACGCACGGCCGCGGGCTCATCTGCCTCTCGCTCACCGAGGAGCGCTGCGAGCAGCTCGGCCTCTCGATGATGGTGAAGGACAATCGCGCCCCGCTCGGCACCGCGTTCACCGTCTCGATCGATGCCCGCCAGGGCGTCGCGCGCGGCATCTCCGCCATCGACCGCGCCACGACGATCCGCACGGCCATCCGCGCCGACGCGGGCCCCGCCGACATCGTGACGCCGGGTCACGTCTTCCCGCTGCGCGCGCGCCGCGGCGGCGTGCTGGTGCGCTCGGGTCAGACCGAGGGCGCCGTCGACCTCGCGCGGCTCGCGGGCTTCGCCCCCGCGGGCGTCATCTGCGAGGTCATGCGCGAGGACGGGGCCATGGCGCGGCTGCCCGACCTCGAGGCGTTCGCCGGGCAGCACGGGCTCAAGATCGCCACCATCGCCGACCTGATCGGCTACCGCAGCCGCCACGACTCGCTGGTCCACCGCGCCGCCGAGTCGCACATCACGACGCGCTACGGCGGCGAGTTCCGGGCGCTCGTCTACACCACCGACATCGACGACGCCGAGCACCTGGTGCTGGTGAAGGGCGACATCCGGTCGGACGAGCCGGTCCTCGTCCGCCCCCACCTCGAGTACCTCCCCGGCGACGTCTTCGGCTATCGCGAGCGCGACACCCGCAACCTCCTGCACCGCGCGATGGAGCGGATCGCGGCCGAGGGCCGTGGCGTCGTCCTCTATCTCCGCCGCGACGGGCGCGGCCTCGACCTCTTCTCGATCCCGGGCGCCGGCACCGGCGCGGCGCCGAGCACGGCGTTTCTCTCCTCGCGCTCGAGCATCTTCCGCGACTTCGGGATCGGCGCGCAGATCCTGCGCGACATCGGGGTCGGGAAGATCCGCTGGCTCACCAACAACCCGCTCAGGCTGGTCAGCCTGCCGGGCTACGGGCTCGAGATCGTCGAGTGGGTGCCGCTGACGGCCGGCGGCGAATCGTCTGCGGCGCGCCCCGCAGGCGAGGCGCGCCCGGCCCGGGTGCTGATCCTCCGCTGA
- the glmS gene encoding glutamine--fructose-6-phosphate transaminase (isomerizing) — MCGIVGYVGPREASPILIAGLRKLEYRGYDSAGLAAFANHHVEVRRCVGKLDNLAGLLREQPLKGTPGIGHTRWATHGRPSEQNAHPHRAGKVVLIHNGIIENYLELRAALERRGRTMSSETDTEVISHLIDEQVQAGFGLADATRRAVKALEGSYAIVVLSESEPDRMVAAKSATPIVLGLGEGENFVASDIPALLEHTRRVLFLEDGEVAELTARRVTITTFDGEPVAREPRVVTWDPVTAQKGGFKHFLLKEIHEQPQAIIDTVRGRILQEAGDVQLDGDLAAGWAKNIRRAVVVACGTAWHASLVGKFLLERLAKLPCEVDYGSEFRYRDPLLDPQTLLVVVSQSGETADTLAAVETARERGTPVLAVCNVVDSSIARRATHVLYTHAGPEISVASTKAFTTQLTALYLLALQLGRERGLVSPEQGRQLVADLVALPTLVKEALGRQRLIERVAKKYGNASDFLYLGRGINYPVALEGALKLKEISYIHAEGYPAGEMKHGPIALINEEMPVVVIIPHDAVFQKSLSNLKEVESRGGRIIVVTDAPSPELEDVAWEVLAVPRTNELLTPILLTVPLQLLAYHVAVYRGTDVDQPRNLAKSVTVE; from the coding sequence ATGTGTGGCATCGTCGGATACGTGGGCCCGCGTGAGGCGAGCCCGATCCTGATTGCAGGACTCCGCAAGCTCGAGTACCGCGGCTACGACTCGGCGGGCCTCGCGGCCTTCGCGAACCACCACGTCGAGGTCCGCCGCTGCGTGGGCAAGCTCGACAACCTGGCCGGGCTGCTGCGCGAGCAGCCGCTCAAGGGCACGCCCGGCATCGGCCACACGCGCTGGGCGACGCATGGGCGTCCGTCGGAGCAGAACGCCCATCCGCACCGCGCCGGCAAGGTGGTCCTCATCCACAACGGCATCATCGAGAACTACCTGGAGCTGCGTGCCGCGCTCGAGCGCCGCGGCCGGACCATGTCGTCGGAGACCGACACCGAGGTCATCTCGCACCTGATCGACGAGCAGGTGCAGGCAGGGTTCGGGCTCGCCGACGCGACCCGTCGCGCGGTCAAGGCGCTCGAGGGCTCCTACGCGATCGTCGTGCTCTCGGAGAGCGAGCCGGACCGGATGGTCGCCGCCAAGAGCGCCACGCCGATCGTGCTCGGACTCGGCGAGGGAGAGAACTTCGTCGCCTCCGACATCCCCGCGCTCCTCGAGCACACCCGCCGCGTGCTGTTCTTGGAGGACGGCGAGGTGGCGGAGCTGACGGCCCGGCGCGTCACCATCACCACCTTCGACGGCGAGCCGGTGGCGCGCGAGCCGCGCGTCGTCACCTGGGACCCGGTGACCGCGCAGAAGGGCGGCTTCAAGCACTTCCTCCTGAAGGAGATCCACGAGCAGCCGCAGGCGATCATCGACACCGTGCGGGGCCGAATCCTCCAGGAGGCGGGCGACGTCCAGCTCGACGGCGACCTGGCGGCCGGGTGGGCGAAGAACATCCGGCGCGCCGTGGTCGTCGCCTGCGGTACGGCCTGGCACGCTTCCCTGGTCGGCAAGTTCCTCCTCGAGCGGCTCGCCAAGCTGCCGTGCGAGGTCGACTACGGCAGCGAGTTCCGCTACCGCGACCCGCTGCTCGACCCGCAGACGCTGCTCGTTGTCGTCTCGCAGTCCGGGGAGACCGCCGACACGCTCGCCGCGGTCGAGACGGCCCGCGAGCGCGGCACGCCGGTCCTCGCCGTCTGCAACGTCGTCGACTCCTCGATCGCACGCCGCGCCACGCACGTGCTCTACACGCATGCGGGGCCCGAGATCAGCGTGGCGAGCACGAAGGCGTTCACCACGCAGCTGACGGCGCTCTATCTGCTGGCGCTCCAGCTCGGGCGCGAGCGGGGGCTCGTGAGCCCCGAGCAGGGCCGGCAGCTGGTCGCCGACCTGGTGGCGCTGCCGACCCTCGTCAAGGAGGCGCTCGGACGCCAGCGGCTGATCGAGCGGGTCGCCAAGAAGTACGGCAACGCGTCGGACTTCCTCTACCTCGGGCGCGGCATCAACTATCCGGTGGCGCTCGAGGGCGCGCTGAAGCTCAAGGAGATCTCCTACATCCACGCCGAGGGATACCCGGCGGGGGAGATGAAGCACGGGCCGATCGCGCTGATCAACGAGGAGATGCCCGTCGTCGTGATCATCCCGCACGACGCCGTCTTCCAGAAGAGCCTCTCCAATCTGAAAGAGGTGGAGTCGCGCGGCGGCCGGATCATCGTGGTGACCGACGCGCCCTCGCCCGAGCTCGAGGACGTGGCGTGGGAGGTGCTGGCCGTCCCGCGCACGAACGAGCTGCTCACGCCGATCCTCCTGACCGTCCCGCTCCAGCTGCTCGCCTACCACGTCGCGGTCTACCGCGGCACGGACGTGGACCAGCCGCGCAACCTGGCCAAGAGCGTGACGGTCGAGTAA
- the glmU gene encoding UDP-N-acetylglucosamine diphosphorylase/glucosamine-1-phosphate N-acetyltransferase, translating to MGAIVLAAGLGTRMRSDRAKVLHELGGRPLIRYPLDAIAALAPERVGLVVGHQADAVRTAAAGAGLADLRIVLQAEQRGTGHAVACAATAFAGFAGDVLILYGDVPRIRAATLRALLDAHRAEDADLTLATICFAVPTGYGRIVRGADGGVTRIVEERDATPAERTITEVNPGLYCVRSAILFPLLAELRPDNSQGELYLTDLVALAARAGRRVRALRMDRTDEVAGINTRAELARMEASLRAELTDRWMAEGVTFEDPATAYVGPEVTIGRDTVIGPNVVLRGRTRLGAGCRLDGTAYLVDATVGDRVHVRFGTVMEGAEVGADAVIGPFARLRPGTRLAERVHLGNFVETKQAILGAGTKANHLTYLGDCEVGPDTNVGAGTITCNYDGFAKHRTRIGARVQIGSDTQLVAPVSVGDDAYVGAGTTVTRDVPAGALVVSRVPQRAFPGWVARRRAQAASTPPAKPGPTMKRARKRPVVKSRARRRS from the coding sequence CTGGGCGCCATCGTGCTGGCCGCGGGGCTCGGGACGCGCATGCGCTCGGACCGGGCGAAGGTGCTGCACGAGCTCGGCGGGCGGCCGCTCATCCGCTATCCGCTCGACGCGATCGCCGCGCTCGCCCCCGAGCGCGTGGGGCTCGTGGTCGGGCACCAGGCGGATGCGGTGCGCACCGCGGCAGCGGGCGCCGGACTTGCGGATCTCCGTATCGTCCTCCAGGCCGAACAACGCGGTACGGGCCACGCCGTCGCCTGCGCCGCCACGGCGTTCGCCGGCTTTGCGGGCGACGTCCTCATCCTCTACGGCGACGTGCCACGCATCCGCGCAGCGACGCTCCGCGCCTTGCTGGATGCGCACCGCGCCGAGGACGCCGACCTCACGCTCGCAACGATCTGCTTTGCAGTCCCGACCGGCTATGGCAGGATCGTTCGTGGTGCGGACGGCGGCGTCACGCGGATCGTCGAGGAGCGGGACGCGACCCCGGCCGAGCGTACGATCACGGAGGTCAACCCGGGTCTCTACTGTGTCCGCTCCGCGATACTCTTTCCGCTGCTCGCCGAGCTCCGCCCCGACAACAGCCAGGGCGAGCTCTACCTCACGGACCTCGTGGCGCTCGCTGCCCGCGCGGGGCGCCGGGTCCGCGCGCTGCGGATGGATCGGACCGACGAGGTCGCCGGAATCAACACGCGGGCGGAGCTCGCACGCATGGAAGCATCGCTCAGAGCCGAGCTGACCGACCGCTGGATGGCGGAAGGGGTGACGTTCGAGGACCCCGCCACCGCCTACGTCGGCCCCGAGGTCACGATCGGCCGCGACACGGTGATCGGCCCGAACGTCGTGCTGCGCGGCCGGACGCGCCTCGGCGCCGGCTGTCGCCTGGACGGCACCGCCTACCTCGTCGACGCCACCGTCGGTGACCGTGTCCACGTCCGCTTCGGCACGGTGATGGAGGGCGCCGAGGTGGGCGCCGACGCGGTGATCGGGCCCTTTGCCCGCCTGCGGCCCGGCACCCGTCTCGCCGAGCGCGTTCACCTCGGGAACTTCGTCGAGACCAAGCAGGCGATCCTCGGCGCGGGCACGAAGGCGAATCACCTCACCTACCTCGGCGACTGCGAGGTGGGTCCGGACACCAACGTCGGCGCCGGGACGATCACCTGCAACTACGACGGCTTCGCCAAGCACCGGACGCGGATCGGTGCGCGCGTGCAGATCGGGAGCGACACCCAGCTCGTCGCCCCGGTGTCGGTTGGCGACGACGCCTACGTGGGCGCCGGGACGACCGTGACGCGCGACGTCCCGGCCGGGGCCCTGGTGGTGAGCCGCGTCCCGCAGCGCGCGTTCCCGGGCTGGGTGGCGCGCCGCCGCGCGCAGGCGGCCTCGACGCCGCCCGCGAAGCCCGGTCCTACCATGAAGCGCGCGCGAAAGCGGCCGGTGGTCAAGAGCCGCGCGCGACGAAGGAGCTGA